The following proteins come from a genomic window of Cuculus canorus isolate bCucCan1 chromosome 29, bCucCan1.pri, whole genome shotgun sequence:
- the SMARCC2 gene encoding SWI/SNF complex subunit SMARCC2 isoform X1, translating into MAVRKKDGGPNVKYYEASDTVSQFDNVRLWLGKNYKKYIQAEPPTNKSLSSLVVQLLQFQEEVFGKHVSNAPLTKLPIKCFLDFKAGGALCHILAAAYKFKSDQGWRRFDFQNPSRMDRNVEMFMTIEKSLVQNNCLARPNIFLHPEIEPKLLSKLKDIVKRHQGTVTEDKSNASHVVCPVPGNLEEEEWVRPVMKRDKQVLLHWGYFPDSYDTWIPASEIEASVEDAPTPEKPRKVHAKWILDTDTFNEWMNEEDYEVTDEKSPVTRRKKISAKTLTDEVNSPDSDRRDKKGGNYKKRKRSPSPSPTPEAKKKNAKKGPATPYNKSKRGHREEEQEDLTKDMDEPSPVPNVEEVTLPKTVNTKKDSESAPVKGGTMTDLDEQEDESMETAGKDEEENGTGSKGEQAKNPDLHEDNVTEQTHHIIIPSYAAWFDYNSVHAIERRALPEFFNGKNKSKTPEIYLAYRNFMIDTYRLNPQEYLTSTACRRNLAGDVCAIMRVHAFLEQWGLINYQVDAESRPTPMGPPPTSHFHVLADTPSGLVPLQPKTPQGRQSDGDAKTGRKSKEIEDLVTETVKGKPELQQTSASQQMLNFPDKSKEKPADMQNFGLRTDMYTKKNIPSKSKAAASATREWTEQETLLLLEALEMYKDDWNKVSEHVGSRTQDECILHFLRLPIEDPYLEDSEASLGPLAYQPIPFSQSGNPVMSTVAFLASVVDPRVASAAAKSALEEFSKMKEEVPTALVEAHVRKVEEAAKVTGKADPAFGLESSGIAGTTSDEPERIEESGTEEARAEAQPVEEKKEVKEPRDGIAEEETKEKAGEAPKKEEEKGKEMEGEKEPDKGDGDGAGEPEKEKEAKEGPDEAPKEPSEPEAERKAKVERDIGEGNLSTAAAAALAAAAVKAKHLAAVEERKIKSLVALLVETQMKKLEIKLRHFEELETIMDREREALEYQRQQLLADRQAFHMEQLKYAEMRARQQHFQHLQQQQQQQQQPPLPPGAQPLPAAAPLAPAAHPLAAPPAPAMVAPAEPVGPPLPGAPPTQPPPPPGAPAVPHAPAPFPGQQPPSQSLAGSLGGSGHPAVPGNAPAALPFGLPPSAIALSMANPPCEPPGAAFPANPPALPLHGALASSMPGGLPPNSHPPGLALPQPAGGSAAAHSPAIVAAVQGSLLPNPGLLADQGPPLQMDPIAPSPSTATPVPPTQ; encoded by the exons ATGGCGGTGCGGAAGAAGGACGGCGGCCCCAACGTCAAATACTACGAGGCCTCGGACACCGTCAGCCAATTCGACAACGTCCGACTCTGGCTCGGCAAGAATTACAAGAAG TACATCCAGGCCGAGCCCCCCACCAACAAGTCCCTGTCGAGCCTTGtggtgcagctgctgcagttccAGGAGGAGGTGTTCGGGAAGCACGTCAGCAACGCGCCCCTCACCAAACTGCCC ATCAAATGCTTCTTGGATTTCAAGGCCGGGGGCGCCCTGTGCCACATCCTGGCAGCAGCCTATAAATTCAAGAGTGACCAAGGATG GCGGCGTTTCGATTTCCAGAATCCCTCGCGGATGGACCGCAACGTGGAGATGTTCATGACCATCGAGAAATCCCTGGTGCAG AACAACTGCCTGGCCCGGCCCAACATCTTCCTGCACCCGGAGATTGAGCCCAAGCTGCTGAGCAAGCTGAAGGACATCGTCAAGAGGCACCAG GGCACGGTGACCGAGGACAAGAGCAACGCGTCCCACGTTGTCTGCCCTGTTCCCGGCAACCTGGAGGAAG AGGAGTGGGTCCGGCCGGTCATGAAGCGCGACAAGCAGGTCCTGCTGCACTGGGGGTACTTCCCCGACAG CTACGACACCTGGATCCCCGCCAGCGAAATCGAGGCCTCTGTGGAGGACGCCCCAACGCCAGAGAAGCCTCGGAAG GTCCACGCCAAGTGGATCCTGGACACGGACACCTTCAACGAGTGGATGAACGAGGAGGACTATGAGGTGACGGACGAGAAGAGCCCCGTCACCCGCAGGAAGAAGATCTCGGCCAAGACGCTGACAGATGAG GTGAACAGCCCCGACTCGGACCGGCGGGACAAGAAGGGGGGCAACTACAAGAAGAGGAAGCGCTCGCCCTCCCCTTCGCCCACCCCAGAGGCCAAGAAGAAGAACGCCAAGAAGGG CCCCGCCACCCCCTACAACAAATCCAAGCGCGGACACCgcgaggaggagcaggaggaccTGACCAAGGACATGGATGAACCCTCGCCCGTCCCCAACGTGGAGGAGGTCACCCTGCCCAAGACAG TCAACACCAAGAAGGACTCGGAGTCTGCACCCGTCAAGGGAGGCACCATGACGGACCTGG ATGAACAGGAGGACGAGAGCATGGAGACGGCTGGCAAG gatgaggaggagaacGGCACCGGGAGCAAAGGAGAGCAGGCCAAGAACCCTGACCTGCACGAGGACAATGTGACAGAGCAGACCCACCACATCATCATCCCCAGCTACGCTGCCTGGTTCGACTACAACAG CGTCCACGCCATCGAGCGCCGAGCTCTGCCAGAGTTCTTCAACGGCAAGAATAAATCCAAGACGCCGGAAAT ATACCTGGCTTACCGCAACTTCATGATCGACACGTACCGGCTGAACCCGCAGGAGTACCTCACCTCCACCGCCTGCCGCCGCAACCTGGCTGGTGACGTCTGTGCCATCATGCG GGTCCATGCCTTCCTGGAGCAGTGGGGCCTCATCAACTACCAGGTGGATGCCGAGAGCCGTCCCACGCCCATGGGCCCCCCGCCGACCTCCCACTTCCACGTCCTGGCCGATACCCCATCCGGGCTGGTGCCGCTGCAGCCCAAGACGCCGCAG GGCCGGCAGAGCGACGGCGACGCCAAGACGGGCCGCAAGAGCAAAGAGATCGAAGACCTCGTCACCGAGACGGTGAAGGGGAAGCCGGAGCTG cagcagACCTCGGCCTCGCAGCAGATGCTCAACTTCCCTGACAAGAGCAAGGAGAAGCCGGCTGACATGCAGAACTTCGGCCTCCGCACTGACATGTACACCAAGAAGAACATCCCCTCCAAG AGCAAAGCCGCCGCCAGCGCCACGCGGGAGTGGACGGAGCAGGAgacgctgctgctgctggag GCCCTGGAGATGTACAAGGACGATTGGAACAAGGTCTCGGAGCACGTGGGCAGCAGGACACAGGATGAGTGCATCCTGCATTTCCTGCGCCTGCCTATCGAGGATCCCTACCTGGAGGACTCGGAGGCATCGCTGGGACCGCTGGCCTACCAGCCCATCCCCTTCAGCCAGTCGGGCAACCCCGTCATGAGCACCGTCGCCTTCCTGGCCTCCGTCGTCGACCCCCGAGTCGCCTCTGCCGCTGCCAAGTCGGCTCTGG AGGAGTTCTCCAAGATGAAGGAGGAGGTGCCCACAGCCTTGGTGGAGGCCCACGTCCGCAAGGTGGAGGAGGCGGCCAAGGTGACAGGCAAGGCCGATCCCGCGTTCGGGCTGGAGAGCAGCGGCATTGCCGGCACCACCTCGGACGAGCCGGAGCGGATAG AGGAGAGCGGCACGGAGGAGGCGCGGGCGGAGGCGCAGCCggtggaggagaagaaggaggtgAAG GAGCCCCGGGACGGCATCGCCGAGGAGGAGACAAAGGAGAAAGCCGGGGAGGCACccaagaaggaggaggagaaggggaaggagatggaaggagagaaggagccCGACAAGGGTGATGGCGATGGTGCAG GGGAGCcggagaaggagaaggaggcaaAGGAGGGGCCGGATGAGGCACCCAAGGAGCCATCGGAGCCTGAGGCCGAGCGCAAGGCCAAGGTGGAGCGGGACATCGGCGAGGGAAACCTCTCCACCGCCGCTGCCGCAGCCCTGGCTGCCGCCGCCGTGAAGGCCAag CACTTGGCGGCCGTAGAGGAGCGGAAAATCAAGTCTCTGGTGGCATTGCTGGTGGAGACACAGATGAAGAAGCTGGAGATCAAGCTGCGACATTTTGAGGAGCTGGAGACCATCATGGACCGGGAGCGCGAGGCC CTGGAATACCAGCGGCAGCAGCTTCTGGCCGACCGCCAGGCCTTCCACATGGAGCAGCTGAAGTACGCGGAGATGCGCGCCCGCCAGCAGCACTTCCAACAcctgcagcaacagcagcagcagcagcagcagccgccacTGCCTCCCGGCGCGCAGCCCTTGCCCGCCGCCGCGCCCCTGGCCCCCGCCGCCCACCCGCTggccgcgccgcccgcccctGCCATGGTGGCCCCCGCCGAGCCCGTGGGGCCGCCGCTGCCCGGGGCCCCCCCAACGCAGCCGCCTCCGCCGCCGGGCGCCCCGGCCGTCCCGCACG ccccggcgCCGTTCCCCGGGCAGCAGCCGCCGTCCCAGAGCCTGGCTGGGAGCCTTGGTGGCAGCGGCCACCCCGCCGTGCCCGGTAATGCGCCCGCGGCCTTGCCCTTCGGCTTGCCTCCATCCGCCATCGCGCTGAGCATGGCTAACCCCCCCTGCGAGCCGCCCGGCGCCGCGTTCCCCGCTAACCCGCCCGCGCTCCCGCTGCATGGGGCCCTGGCCAGCAGCATGCCCGGGGggctgccccccaactcccacCCTCCCGGCCTGGCCCTGCCGCAGCCGGCGGGGGGCTCGGCCGCCGCGCACAGCCCCGCCATCGTGGCCGCCGTGCAGGGAAGCCTCCTTCCCAACCCCGGCCTCCTCGCAG ACCAGGGCCCCCCCCTGCAGATGGACCCCATCGCGCCCAGCCCCAGCACCGCCACCCCCGTCCCCCCCACGCAGTGA
- the SMARCC2 gene encoding SWI/SNF complex subunit SMARCC2 isoform X3 produces MAVRKKDGGPNVKYYEASDTVSQFDNVRLWLGKNYKKYIQAEPPTNKSLSSLVVQLLQFQEEVFGKHVSNAPLTKLPIKCFLDFKAGGALCHILAAAYKFKSDQGWRRFDFQNPSRMDRNVEMFMTIEKSLVQNNCLARPNIFLHPEIEPKLLSKLKDIVKRHQGTVTEDKSNASHVVCPVPGNLEEEEWVRPVMKRDKQVLLHWGYFPDSYDTWIPASEIEASVEDAPTPEKPRKVHAKWILDTDTFNEWMNEEDYEVTDEKSPVTRRKKISAKTLTDEVNSPDSDRRDKKGGNYKKRKRSPSPSPTPEAKKKNAKKGPATPYNKSKRGHREEEQEDLTKDMDEPSPVPNVEEVTLPKTVNTKKDSESAPVKGGTMTDLDEQEDESMETAGKDEEENGTGSKGEQAKNPDLHEDNVTEQTHHIIIPSYAAWFDYNSVHAIERRALPEFFNGKNKSKTPEIYLAYRNFMIDTYRLNPQEYLTSTACRRNLAGDVCAIMRVHAFLEQWGLINYQVDAESRPTPMGPPPTSHFHVLADTPSGLVPLQPKTPQQQTSASQQMLNFPDKSKEKPADMQNFGLRTDMYTKKNIPSKSKAAASATREWTEQETLLLLEALEMYKDDWNKVSEHVGSRTQDECILHFLRLPIEDPYLEDSEASLGPLAYQPIPFSQSGNPVMSTVAFLASVVDPRVASAAAKSALEEFSKMKEEVPTALVEAHVRKVEEAAKVTGKADPAFGLESSGIAGTTSDEPERIEESGTEEARAEAQPVEEKKEVKEPRDGIAEEETKEKAGEAPKKEEEKGKEMEGEKEPDKGDGDGAGEPEKEKEAKEGPDEAPKEPSEPEAERKAKVERDIGEGNLSTAAAAALAAAAVKAKHLAAVEERKIKSLVALLVETQMKKLEIKLRHFEELETIMDREREALEYQRQQLLADRQAFHMEQLKYAEMRARQQHFQHLQQQQQQQQQPPLPPGAQPLPAAAPLAPAAHPLAAPPAPAMVAPAEPVGPPLPGAPPTQPPPPPGAPAVPHAPAPFPGQQPPSQSLAGSLGGSGHPAVPGNAPAALPFGLPPSAIALSMANPPCEPPGAAFPANPPALPLHGALASSMPGGLPPNSHPPGLALPQPAGGSAAAHSPAIVAAVQGSLLPNPGLLADQGPPLQMDPIAPSPSTATPVPPTQ; encoded by the exons ATGGCGGTGCGGAAGAAGGACGGCGGCCCCAACGTCAAATACTACGAGGCCTCGGACACCGTCAGCCAATTCGACAACGTCCGACTCTGGCTCGGCAAGAATTACAAGAAG TACATCCAGGCCGAGCCCCCCACCAACAAGTCCCTGTCGAGCCTTGtggtgcagctgctgcagttccAGGAGGAGGTGTTCGGGAAGCACGTCAGCAACGCGCCCCTCACCAAACTGCCC ATCAAATGCTTCTTGGATTTCAAGGCCGGGGGCGCCCTGTGCCACATCCTGGCAGCAGCCTATAAATTCAAGAGTGACCAAGGATG GCGGCGTTTCGATTTCCAGAATCCCTCGCGGATGGACCGCAACGTGGAGATGTTCATGACCATCGAGAAATCCCTGGTGCAG AACAACTGCCTGGCCCGGCCCAACATCTTCCTGCACCCGGAGATTGAGCCCAAGCTGCTGAGCAAGCTGAAGGACATCGTCAAGAGGCACCAG GGCACGGTGACCGAGGACAAGAGCAACGCGTCCCACGTTGTCTGCCCTGTTCCCGGCAACCTGGAGGAAG AGGAGTGGGTCCGGCCGGTCATGAAGCGCGACAAGCAGGTCCTGCTGCACTGGGGGTACTTCCCCGACAG CTACGACACCTGGATCCCCGCCAGCGAAATCGAGGCCTCTGTGGAGGACGCCCCAACGCCAGAGAAGCCTCGGAAG GTCCACGCCAAGTGGATCCTGGACACGGACACCTTCAACGAGTGGATGAACGAGGAGGACTATGAGGTGACGGACGAGAAGAGCCCCGTCACCCGCAGGAAGAAGATCTCGGCCAAGACGCTGACAGATGAG GTGAACAGCCCCGACTCGGACCGGCGGGACAAGAAGGGGGGCAACTACAAGAAGAGGAAGCGCTCGCCCTCCCCTTCGCCCACCCCAGAGGCCAAGAAGAAGAACGCCAAGAAGGG CCCCGCCACCCCCTACAACAAATCCAAGCGCGGACACCgcgaggaggagcaggaggaccTGACCAAGGACATGGATGAACCCTCGCCCGTCCCCAACGTGGAGGAGGTCACCCTGCCCAAGACAG TCAACACCAAGAAGGACTCGGAGTCTGCACCCGTCAAGGGAGGCACCATGACGGACCTGG ATGAACAGGAGGACGAGAGCATGGAGACGGCTGGCAAG gatgaggaggagaacGGCACCGGGAGCAAAGGAGAGCAGGCCAAGAACCCTGACCTGCACGAGGACAATGTGACAGAGCAGACCCACCACATCATCATCCCCAGCTACGCTGCCTGGTTCGACTACAACAG CGTCCACGCCATCGAGCGCCGAGCTCTGCCAGAGTTCTTCAACGGCAAGAATAAATCCAAGACGCCGGAAAT ATACCTGGCTTACCGCAACTTCATGATCGACACGTACCGGCTGAACCCGCAGGAGTACCTCACCTCCACCGCCTGCCGCCGCAACCTGGCTGGTGACGTCTGTGCCATCATGCG GGTCCATGCCTTCCTGGAGCAGTGGGGCCTCATCAACTACCAGGTGGATGCCGAGAGCCGTCCCACGCCCATGGGCCCCCCGCCGACCTCCCACTTCCACGTCCTGGCCGATACCCCATCCGGGCTGGTGCCGCTGCAGCCCAAGACGCCGCAG cagcagACCTCGGCCTCGCAGCAGATGCTCAACTTCCCTGACAAGAGCAAGGAGAAGCCGGCTGACATGCAGAACTTCGGCCTCCGCACTGACATGTACACCAAGAAGAACATCCCCTCCAAG AGCAAAGCCGCCGCCAGCGCCACGCGGGAGTGGACGGAGCAGGAgacgctgctgctgctggag GCCCTGGAGATGTACAAGGACGATTGGAACAAGGTCTCGGAGCACGTGGGCAGCAGGACACAGGATGAGTGCATCCTGCATTTCCTGCGCCTGCCTATCGAGGATCCCTACCTGGAGGACTCGGAGGCATCGCTGGGACCGCTGGCCTACCAGCCCATCCCCTTCAGCCAGTCGGGCAACCCCGTCATGAGCACCGTCGCCTTCCTGGCCTCCGTCGTCGACCCCCGAGTCGCCTCTGCCGCTGCCAAGTCGGCTCTGG AGGAGTTCTCCAAGATGAAGGAGGAGGTGCCCACAGCCTTGGTGGAGGCCCACGTCCGCAAGGTGGAGGAGGCGGCCAAGGTGACAGGCAAGGCCGATCCCGCGTTCGGGCTGGAGAGCAGCGGCATTGCCGGCACCACCTCGGACGAGCCGGAGCGGATAG AGGAGAGCGGCACGGAGGAGGCGCGGGCGGAGGCGCAGCCggtggaggagaagaaggaggtgAAG GAGCCCCGGGACGGCATCGCCGAGGAGGAGACAAAGGAGAAAGCCGGGGAGGCACccaagaaggaggaggagaaggggaaggagatggaaggagagaaggagccCGACAAGGGTGATGGCGATGGTGCAG GGGAGCcggagaaggagaaggaggcaaAGGAGGGGCCGGATGAGGCACCCAAGGAGCCATCGGAGCCTGAGGCCGAGCGCAAGGCCAAGGTGGAGCGGGACATCGGCGAGGGAAACCTCTCCACCGCCGCTGCCGCAGCCCTGGCTGCCGCCGCCGTGAAGGCCAag CACTTGGCGGCCGTAGAGGAGCGGAAAATCAAGTCTCTGGTGGCATTGCTGGTGGAGACACAGATGAAGAAGCTGGAGATCAAGCTGCGACATTTTGAGGAGCTGGAGACCATCATGGACCGGGAGCGCGAGGCC CTGGAATACCAGCGGCAGCAGCTTCTGGCCGACCGCCAGGCCTTCCACATGGAGCAGCTGAAGTACGCGGAGATGCGCGCCCGCCAGCAGCACTTCCAACAcctgcagcaacagcagcagcagcagcagcagccgccacTGCCTCCCGGCGCGCAGCCCTTGCCCGCCGCCGCGCCCCTGGCCCCCGCCGCCCACCCGCTggccgcgccgcccgcccctGCCATGGTGGCCCCCGCCGAGCCCGTGGGGCCGCCGCTGCCCGGGGCCCCCCCAACGCAGCCGCCTCCGCCGCCGGGCGCCCCGGCCGTCCCGCACG ccccggcgCCGTTCCCCGGGCAGCAGCCGCCGTCCCAGAGCCTGGCTGGGAGCCTTGGTGGCAGCGGCCACCCCGCCGTGCCCGGTAATGCGCCCGCGGCCTTGCCCTTCGGCTTGCCTCCATCCGCCATCGCGCTGAGCATGGCTAACCCCCCCTGCGAGCCGCCCGGCGCCGCGTTCCCCGCTAACCCGCCCGCGCTCCCGCTGCATGGGGCCCTGGCCAGCAGCATGCCCGGGGggctgccccccaactcccacCCTCCCGGCCTGGCCCTGCCGCAGCCGGCGGGGGGCTCGGCCGCCGCGCACAGCCCCGCCATCGTGGCCGCCGTGCAGGGAAGCCTCCTTCCCAACCCCGGCCTCCTCGCAG ACCAGGGCCCCCCCCTGCAGATGGACCCCATCGCGCCCAGCCCCAGCACCGCCACCCCCGTCCCCCCCACGCAGTGA
- the SMARCC2 gene encoding SWI/SNF complex subunit SMARCC2 isoform X6 — MNPSRMDRNVEMFMTIEKSLVQNNCLARPNIFLHPEIEPKLLSKLKDIVKRHQGTVTEDKSNASHVVCPVPGNLEEEEWVRPVMKRDKQVLLHWGYFPDSYDTWIPASEIEASVEDAPTPEKPRKVHAKWILDTDTFNEWMNEEDYEVTDEKSPVTRRKKISAKTLTDEVNSPDSDRRDKKGGNYKKRKRSPSPSPTPEAKKKNAKKGPATPYNKSKRGHREEEQEDLTKDMDEPSPVPNVEEVTLPKTVNTKKDSESAPVKGGTMTDLDEQEDESMETAGKDEEENGTGSKGEQAKNPDLHEDNVTEQTHHIIIPSYAAWFDYNSVHAIERRALPEFFNGKNKSKTPEIYLAYRNFMIDTYRLNPQEYLTSTACRRNLAGDVCAIMRVHAFLEQWGLINYQVDAESRPTPMGPPPTSHFHVLADTPSGLVPLQPKTPQGRQSDGDAKTGRKSKEIEDLVTETVKGKPELQQTSASQQMLNFPDKSKEKPADMQNFGLRTDMYTKKNIPSKSKAAASATREWTEQETLLLLEALEMYKDDWNKVSEHVGSRTQDECILHFLRLPIEDPYLEDSEASLGPLAYQPIPFSQSGNPVMSTVAFLASVVDPRVASAAAKSALEEFSKMKEEVPTALVEAHVRKVEEAAKVTGKADPAFGLESSGIAGTTSDEPERIEESGTEEARAEAQPVEEKKEVKEPRDGIAEEETKEKAGEAPKKEEEKGKEMEGEKEPDKGDGDGAGEPEKEKEAKEGPDEAPKEPSEPEAERKAKVERDIGEGNLSTAAAAALAAAAVKAKHLAAVEERKIKSLVALLVETQMKKLEIKLRHFEELETIMDREREALEYQRQQLLADRQAFHMEQLKYAEMRARQQHFQHLQQQQQQQQQPPLPPGAQPLPAAAPLAPAAHPLAAPPAPAMVAPAEPVGPPLPGAPPTQPPPPPGAPAVPHAPAPFPGQQPPSQSLAGSLGGSGHPAVPGNAPAALPFGLPPSAIALSMANPPCEPPGAAFPANPPALPLHGALASSMPGGLPPNSHPPGLALPQPAGGSAAAHSPAIVAAVQGSLLPNPGLLADQGPPLQMDPIAPSPSTATPVPPTQ; from the exons ATG AATCCCTCGCGGATGGACCGCAACGTGGAGATGTTCATGACCATCGAGAAATCCCTGGTGCAG AACAACTGCCTGGCCCGGCCCAACATCTTCCTGCACCCGGAGATTGAGCCCAAGCTGCTGAGCAAGCTGAAGGACATCGTCAAGAGGCACCAG GGCACGGTGACCGAGGACAAGAGCAACGCGTCCCACGTTGTCTGCCCTGTTCCCGGCAACCTGGAGGAAG AGGAGTGGGTCCGGCCGGTCATGAAGCGCGACAAGCAGGTCCTGCTGCACTGGGGGTACTTCCCCGACAG CTACGACACCTGGATCCCCGCCAGCGAAATCGAGGCCTCTGTGGAGGACGCCCCAACGCCAGAGAAGCCTCGGAAG GTCCACGCCAAGTGGATCCTGGACACGGACACCTTCAACGAGTGGATGAACGAGGAGGACTATGAGGTGACGGACGAGAAGAGCCCCGTCACCCGCAGGAAGAAGATCTCGGCCAAGACGCTGACAGATGAG GTGAACAGCCCCGACTCGGACCGGCGGGACAAGAAGGGGGGCAACTACAAGAAGAGGAAGCGCTCGCCCTCCCCTTCGCCCACCCCAGAGGCCAAGAAGAAGAACGCCAAGAAGGG CCCCGCCACCCCCTACAACAAATCCAAGCGCGGACACCgcgaggaggagcaggaggaccTGACCAAGGACATGGATGAACCCTCGCCCGTCCCCAACGTGGAGGAGGTCACCCTGCCCAAGACAG TCAACACCAAGAAGGACTCGGAGTCTGCACCCGTCAAGGGAGGCACCATGACGGACCTGG ATGAACAGGAGGACGAGAGCATGGAGACGGCTGGCAAG gatgaggaggagaacGGCACCGGGAGCAAAGGAGAGCAGGCCAAGAACCCTGACCTGCACGAGGACAATGTGACAGAGCAGACCCACCACATCATCATCCCCAGCTACGCTGCCTGGTTCGACTACAACAG CGTCCACGCCATCGAGCGCCGAGCTCTGCCAGAGTTCTTCAACGGCAAGAATAAATCCAAGACGCCGGAAAT ATACCTGGCTTACCGCAACTTCATGATCGACACGTACCGGCTGAACCCGCAGGAGTACCTCACCTCCACCGCCTGCCGCCGCAACCTGGCTGGTGACGTCTGTGCCATCATGCG GGTCCATGCCTTCCTGGAGCAGTGGGGCCTCATCAACTACCAGGTGGATGCCGAGAGCCGTCCCACGCCCATGGGCCCCCCGCCGACCTCCCACTTCCACGTCCTGGCCGATACCCCATCCGGGCTGGTGCCGCTGCAGCCCAAGACGCCGCAG GGCCGGCAGAGCGACGGCGACGCCAAGACGGGCCGCAAGAGCAAAGAGATCGAAGACCTCGTCACCGAGACGGTGAAGGGGAAGCCGGAGCTG cagcagACCTCGGCCTCGCAGCAGATGCTCAACTTCCCTGACAAGAGCAAGGAGAAGCCGGCTGACATGCAGAACTTCGGCCTCCGCACTGACATGTACACCAAGAAGAACATCCCCTCCAAG AGCAAAGCCGCCGCCAGCGCCACGCGGGAGTGGACGGAGCAGGAgacgctgctgctgctggag GCCCTGGAGATGTACAAGGACGATTGGAACAAGGTCTCGGAGCACGTGGGCAGCAGGACACAGGATGAGTGCATCCTGCATTTCCTGCGCCTGCCTATCGAGGATCCCTACCTGGAGGACTCGGAGGCATCGCTGGGACCGCTGGCCTACCAGCCCATCCCCTTCAGCCAGTCGGGCAACCCCGTCATGAGCACCGTCGCCTTCCTGGCCTCCGTCGTCGACCCCCGAGTCGCCTCTGCCGCTGCCAAGTCGGCTCTGG AGGAGTTCTCCAAGATGAAGGAGGAGGTGCCCACAGCCTTGGTGGAGGCCCACGTCCGCAAGGTGGAGGAGGCGGCCAAGGTGACAGGCAAGGCCGATCCCGCGTTCGGGCTGGAGAGCAGCGGCATTGCCGGCACCACCTCGGACGAGCCGGAGCGGATAG AGGAGAGCGGCACGGAGGAGGCGCGGGCGGAGGCGCAGCCggtggaggagaagaaggaggtgAAG GAGCCCCGGGACGGCATCGCCGAGGAGGAGACAAAGGAGAAAGCCGGGGAGGCACccaagaaggaggaggagaaggggaaggagatggaaggagagaaggagccCGACAAGGGTGATGGCGATGGTGCAG GGGAGCcggagaaggagaaggaggcaaAGGAGGGGCCGGATGAGGCACCCAAGGAGCCATCGGAGCCTGAGGCCGAGCGCAAGGCCAAGGTGGAGCGGGACATCGGCGAGGGAAACCTCTCCACCGCCGCTGCCGCAGCCCTGGCTGCCGCCGCCGTGAAGGCCAag CACTTGGCGGCCGTAGAGGAGCGGAAAATCAAGTCTCTGGTGGCATTGCTGGTGGAGACACAGATGAAGAAGCTGGAGATCAAGCTGCGACATTTTGAGGAGCTGGAGACCATCATGGACCGGGAGCGCGAGGCC CTGGAATACCAGCGGCAGCAGCTTCTGGCCGACCGCCAGGCCTTCCACATGGAGCAGCTGAAGTACGCGGAGATGCGCGCCCGCCAGCAGCACTTCCAACAcctgcagcaacagcagcagcagcagcagcagccgccacTGCCTCCCGGCGCGCAGCCCTTGCCCGCCGCCGCGCCCCTGGCCCCCGCCGCCCACCCGCTggccgcgccgcccgcccctGCCATGGTGGCCCCCGCCGAGCCCGTGGGGCCGCCGCTGCCCGGGGCCCCCCCAACGCAGCCGCCTCCGCCGCCGGGCGCCCCGGCCGTCCCGCACG ccccggcgCCGTTCCCCGGGCAGCAGCCGCCGTCCCAGAGCCTGGCTGGGAGCCTTGGTGGCAGCGGCCACCCCGCCGTGCCCGGTAATGCGCCCGCGGCCTTGCCCTTCGGCTTGCCTCCATCCGCCATCGCGCTGAGCATGGCTAACCCCCCCTGCGAGCCGCCCGGCGCCGCGTTCCCCGCTAACCCGCCCGCGCTCCCGCTGCATGGGGCCCTGGCCAGCAGCATGCCCGGGGggctgccccccaactcccacCCTCCCGGCCTGGCCCTGCCGCAGCCGGCGGGGGGCTCGGCCGCCGCGCACAGCCCCGCCATCGTGGCCGCCGTGCAGGGAAGCCTCCTTCCCAACCCCGGCCTCCTCGCAG ACCAGGGCCCCCCCCTGCAGATGGACCCCATCGCGCCCAGCCCCAGCACCGCCACCCCCGTCCCCCCCACGCAGTGA